Proteins from a genomic interval of Kitasatospora herbaricolor:
- a CDS encoding GAF domain-containing protein produces MTETHSTPTEVDPVARELLQSVVDTARAIFGAQASSIFLLDQESDELVFQAVSGRGEEFLVGMRFPAGRGIAGWVASTGEPLVVDDLSQEGSFARDLAESTEYVPDALMAAPLMHSSGVLGVLEVLDPAPQARSDLGELDLLTLFARQAATALRAVLDRRAVRVDAATAGAAALAGLDPADRAAGLRVVEAVRDLLLVR; encoded by the coding sequence ATGACCGAGACCCACAGCACTCCGACCGAGGTCGACCCAGTGGCGAGGGAGCTGCTGCAGTCGGTCGTCGACACCGCCCGCGCCATCTTCGGCGCCCAGGCGAGCTCGATCTTCCTGCTCGACCAGGAGAGCGACGAACTGGTCTTCCAGGCCGTCTCCGGCCGGGGCGAGGAGTTCCTGGTCGGGATGCGGTTCCCGGCCGGCCGGGGCATCGCGGGCTGGGTGGCGAGCACCGGCGAGCCGCTGGTGGTGGACGACCTGTCGCAGGAGGGCAGCTTCGCCCGGGACCTCGCCGAGTCGACCGAGTACGTGCCCGACGCCCTGATGGCGGCGCCGCTGATGCACTCCTCCGGTGTGCTGGGCGTGCTGGAGGTGCTCGACCCGGCCCCGCAGGCCCGCTCCGACCTCGGGGAGCTCGACCTGCTCACGCTGTTCGCCCGTCAGGCGGCCACGGCCCTGCGGGCGGTGCTGGACCGGCGCGCGGTGCGGGTCGACGCGGCCACCGCCGGAGCGGCGGCGCTGGCGGGGCTCGACCCGGCCGACCGCGCCGCCGGGCTGCGGGTGGTCGAGGCCGTCCGAGACCTGCTGCTGGTGCGCTGA
- a CDS encoding S8 family peptidase produces the protein MTTTSPPPELTWSLRGRAPHDIPVLAAGQEVTPEWAWGGATGAGVRVCVVDSGIERDHPLVGRVDGSYVVLKDEDGIRVEPTATGDTCGHGTACGGIVRRTAPDCELYSVRVLGERFSGTGDVLLAGLRWAVEQRFDVINLSLSTTRAQFTDALRTLADEAFFGRSVIVASAHNTPVESFPWRFSSVLSVGSHQEEDPDLFLYNPNPPVEFFAPGQNVTVPWLGGRTIRTTGNSFATPYMAGMAARVLSKHPRMTAFQLKSVLYLAASNVTVSRGAR, from the coding sequence ATGACGACGACTTCCCCACCACCCGAGCTGACCTGGAGCCTGCGCGGCCGGGCCCCGCACGACATCCCGGTCCTCGCCGCCGGCCAGGAGGTCACTCCCGAGTGGGCCTGGGGCGGCGCGACCGGTGCCGGGGTCAGGGTCTGCGTGGTGGACAGCGGCATCGAGCGGGACCACCCGCTGGTCGGCCGGGTCGACGGCTCCTACGTCGTGCTCAAGGACGAGGACGGCATCCGGGTCGAGCCCACCGCGACGGGCGACACCTGCGGCCACGGCACCGCCTGCGGCGGCATCGTGCGCCGCACCGCCCCGGACTGCGAGCTGTACAGCGTCCGGGTGCTGGGCGAGCGCTTCTCCGGCACCGGGGACGTCCTGCTGGCGGGGCTGCGCTGGGCCGTCGAGCAGCGCTTCGACGTGATCAACCTCAGCCTGTCCACCACCCGGGCCCAGTTCACCGACGCCCTGCGCACGCTGGCCGACGAGGCCTTCTTCGGCCGGTCGGTGATCGTCGCCTCGGCGCACAACACCCCCGTGGAGAGCTTCCCCTGGCGGTTCTCCTCGGTCCTCTCGGTGGGCAGCCACCAGGAGGAGGACCCGGACCTCTTCCTCTACAACCCCAACCCTCCGGTGGAGTTCTTCGCCCCCGGCCAGAACGTCACCGTGCCCTGGCTGGGCGGCAGGACCATCCGCACCACCGGCAACAGCTTCGCGACCCCGTACATGGCCGGCATGGCCGCCCGGGTGCTCTCCAAACACCCCCGGATGACGGCCTTCCAGCTGAAGTCCGTGCTCTACCTGGCCGCTTCCAACGTCACTGTCAGCAGAGGTGCCCGATGA